The following coding sequences lie in one Sorex araneus isolate mSorAra2 chromosome 4, mSorAra2.pri, whole genome shotgun sequence genomic window:
- the RASA4B gene encoding ras GTPase-activating protein 4B isoform X2, with protein MAKRSSLSIRIVEGKNLPAKDINGSSDPYCVVKVDLEPIIRTATVWKTLCPFWGEEYEVNLPPSFHEVAFYVLDEDALSRDDVIGKVCLTRETLAAHPKGFCGWAHLTEVDPDEEVKGEIHLRLEVLPAPRGRLRCCVLEARDLASRDRNGASDPFVRVRYNGRTQETSVVKKSRYPRWNETFEFELEEGATDALCVEAWDWDLVSRNDFLGRVEVSVQNLRLAQHQEGWFLLQPDRSKSQRQEDNLGSLQLEVRLRDETVLPSACYQPLVQLLCQEVKLGTEDPGQLIPLLEELTSAECRQEVATNLLKLFLGQGLATDFLDLLFQLELSRTSETNTLFRSNSLASKSTESLLKVAGLRYLHGVLGPIIDKVFEEKKYVELDPSKVEVKDVGCSGLHRPPTEAEVLEQSAHTLRGHLGALLSAISRSVRACPAVLRATFRQLFVRVRERFPGEQHKNVPFIAVTSFLCLRFFSPAILAPKLFHLRERHADSRTSRTLLLLAKAVQNVGNMDTLASRTKEAWMEPLQPIVRQGVAQLKDFITKLVDIQEKEELDLQRSLSLQALPVKEGPLFIHRTKGKGPLMSSSFKKLYFSLTPEALSFAKTPNSKKIALIKLANIRAAEKVEEKSFGSALVMQVIYTDDAGQPQTAYLQCKCMNELNQWLSALRKGSINNPGLLGCYHPGVFRGDKWSCCQQRDRTDLGCDRTRSRVTLREWSDPLDPDLEAQLVYRHLLGLEPHVLERHRRLSEGAELTAAGAARRAPLAQLLQVLQELRQAHSTVAEGRPASEPQT; from the exons ATGGCCAAGCGCAGCTCGCTGTCCATCCGCATCGTGGAGGGGAAGAACCTGCCGGCCAAGGACAT CAATGGCAGCAGTGACCCCTACTGCGTGGTGAAGGTGGACCTTGAGCCCATCATCAG GACGGCCACGGTCTGGAAGACCCTGTGCCCCTTCTGGGGGGAGGAGTACGAGGTGAACCTGCCGCCCTCCTTCCACGAGGTGGCCTTCTACGTCCTGGACGAGGATGCCCTCAG CCGGGATGACGTCATCGGGAAGGTCTGCCTTACCAGGGAGACCCTGGCTGCTCACCCCAAGG GTTTCTGCGGGTGGGCTCACCTGACGGAGGTGGACCCCGACGAGGAGGTGAAGGGCGAGATCCACCTGAGGCTGGAGGTGCTGCCCGCACCCCGCGGCCGGCTGCGCTGCTGCGTGCTGGAGGCCAG GGACCTGGCATCCAGGGACCGCAACGGTGCGTCCGACCCCTTTGTCCGCGTGCGCTACAACGGCCGGACGCAGGAGACCTcg GTTGTCAAGAAATCTCGCTACCCGCGCTGGAACGAGACGTTCGAGTTTGAGCTGGAGGAAGGGGCCACAGATGCACTGTGCGTGGAGGCCTGGGACTGGGACCTGGTCAGCCGGAATGACTTCCTGGGCAGG GTGGAGGTCAGTGTGCAGAACCTGAGGCTGGCCCAGCACCAGGAGGGCTGGTTTCTGCTGCAGCCAGACCGGTCCAAGAGCCAGCGGCAGGA GGACAACCTGGGCTCCTTGCAGCTGGAGGTGCGTCTGCGGGACGAGACGGTGCTGCCCTCTGCCTGCTACCAGCCCCTGGTGCAGCTGCTGTGCCAGGAGGTGAAGCTGGGCACAGAG GACCCGGGACAGCTGATCCCCCTTCTGGAGGAGCTGACCAGTGCTGAGTGCCGCCAGGAAGTGGCCACCAACCTGCTCAAGCTTTTCCTGGGCCAGGGACTGGCCACAGACTTTCTGGACCTTCTCTTCCAGCTAGAGCTCAGCCGCACCA GTGAGACCAACACCCTGTTCCGGAGCAACTCTCTGGCCTCGAAATCCACAGAGTCTCTCCTGAAG GTGGCCGGGCTGCGGTACCTGCACGGAGTCCTGGGCCCCATCATCGACAAGGTGTTTGAGGAGAAGAAGTACGTGGAGCTGGACCCGAGCAAAGTGGAGGTCAAGGACGTCGG GTGCTCGGGGCTGCACCGTCCACCCACCGAGGCCGAAGTGCTGGAGCAGAGCGCGCACACGCTGCGCGGCCACCTGGGGGCGCTGCTGAGCGCCATCAGCCGCTCGGTGCGCGCCTGCCCGGCCGTGCTCCGCGCCACTTTCCGCCAGCTCTTCGTGCGCGTGCGCGAGCGCTTCCCGGGCGAGCAGCACAAG AACGTGCCCTTCATCGCCGTCACCAGCTTTCTGTGCCTGCGCTTCTTCTCTCCCGCCATCCTGGCGCCCAAGCTCTTCCACCTGCGGGAGCGGCACGCGGACTCCCGCACCAGCCGCACCCTGCTCCTGCTGGCCAAG GCAGTGCAGAACGTAGGCAACATGGACACACTAGCTTCCAGGACCAAAGAGGCTTGGATGGAGCCACTGCAGCCCATCGTGCGCCAGGGGGTGGCCCAGTTGAAGGACTTCATCACCAAGCTGGTGGACATCCAGGAGAAGGAGG AGCTGGACCTGCAGCGGTCACTGAGCTTGCAGGCGCTTCCAGTGAAGGAGGGGCCCCTCTTCATCCACAGGACCAAGGGCAAGGGCCCCCTCATGTCCTCCTCCTTTAAGAAGCTCTACTTCTCCCTCACCCCGGAAGCCCTCAGTTTTGCCAAGACGCCCAACTCCAAG AAGATCGCCCTCATCAAGCTGGCCAACATCCGGGCcgcagagaaggtggaggagaagAGCTTCGGCAGCGCCCTGGTCATGCAGGTCATCTACACCGATGACGCCGGCCAGCCCCAGACGGCATACCTGCAGTGcaag TGCATGAACGAGCTGAACCAGTGGCTGTCGGCGCTTCGCAAGGGGAGCATCAACAACCCGGGGCTGCTGGGCTGCTACCATCCCGGCGTCTTCCGCGGGGACAAGTGGAGCTGCTGCCAGCAGCGCGACAGGACAG ACCTGGGCTGCGATCGGACCCGCTCTCGGGTCACACTGCGGGAGTGGAGTGACCCCCTGGACCCCGACCTGGAGGCCCAGCTCGTCTACCGCCACCTGCTGGGCCTGGAGCCCCATGTGCT GGAGAGGCATCGGAGGCTGAGTGAGGGCGCAGAGCTCACAGCCGCTGGTGCAG CCCGCAGAGCCCCGCTGGCCCAGCTGCTGCAGGTGCTGCAGGAACTCCGCCAGGCCCACAGCACTGTCGCCGAGGGGCGCCCCGCCTCGGAGCCGCAGACGTGA
- the RASA4B gene encoding ras GTPase-activating protein 4B isoform X1: protein MAKRSSLSIRIVEGKNLPAKDINGSSDPYCVVKVDLEPIIRTATVWKTLCPFWGEEYEVNLPPSFHEVAFYVLDEDALSRDDVIGKVCLTRETLAAHPKGFCGWAHLTEVDPDEEVKGEIHLRLEVLPAPRGRLRCCVLEARDLASRDRNGASDPFVRVRYNGRTQETSVVKKSRYPRWNETFEFELEEGATDALCVEAWDWDLVSRNDFLGRVEVSVQNLRLAQHQEGWFLLQPDRSKSQRQEDNLGSLQLEVRLRDETVLPSACYQPLVQLLCQEVKLGTEDPGQLIPLLEELTSAECRQEVATNLLKLFLGQGLATDFLDLLFQLELSRTSETNTLFRSNSLASKSTESLLKVAGLRYLHGVLGPIIDKVFEEKKYVELDPSKVEVKDVGCSGLHRPPTEAEVLEQSAHTLRGHLGALLSAISRSVRACPAVLRATFRQLFVRVRERFPGEQHKNVPFIAVTSFLCLRFFSPAILAPKLFHLRERHADSRTSRTLLLLAKAVQNVGNMDTLASRTKEAWMEPLQPIVRQGVAQLKDFITKLVDIQEKEELDLQRSLSLQALPVKEGPLFIHRTKGKGPLMSSSFKKLYFSLTPEALSFAKTPNSKVASTRTPARLPWPPQKIALIKLANIRAAEKVEEKSFGSALVMQVIYTDDAGQPQTAYLQCKCMNELNQWLSALRKGSINNPGLLGCYHPGVFRGDKWSCCQQRDRTDLGCDRTRSRVTLREWSDPLDPDLEAQLVYRHLLGLEPHVLERHRRLSEGAELTAAGAARRAPLAQLLQVLQELRQAHSTVAEGRPASEPQT, encoded by the exons ATGGCCAAGCGCAGCTCGCTGTCCATCCGCATCGTGGAGGGGAAGAACCTGCCGGCCAAGGACAT CAATGGCAGCAGTGACCCCTACTGCGTGGTGAAGGTGGACCTTGAGCCCATCATCAG GACGGCCACGGTCTGGAAGACCCTGTGCCCCTTCTGGGGGGAGGAGTACGAGGTGAACCTGCCGCCCTCCTTCCACGAGGTGGCCTTCTACGTCCTGGACGAGGATGCCCTCAG CCGGGATGACGTCATCGGGAAGGTCTGCCTTACCAGGGAGACCCTGGCTGCTCACCCCAAGG GTTTCTGCGGGTGGGCTCACCTGACGGAGGTGGACCCCGACGAGGAGGTGAAGGGCGAGATCCACCTGAGGCTGGAGGTGCTGCCCGCACCCCGCGGCCGGCTGCGCTGCTGCGTGCTGGAGGCCAG GGACCTGGCATCCAGGGACCGCAACGGTGCGTCCGACCCCTTTGTCCGCGTGCGCTACAACGGCCGGACGCAGGAGACCTcg GTTGTCAAGAAATCTCGCTACCCGCGCTGGAACGAGACGTTCGAGTTTGAGCTGGAGGAAGGGGCCACAGATGCACTGTGCGTGGAGGCCTGGGACTGGGACCTGGTCAGCCGGAATGACTTCCTGGGCAGG GTGGAGGTCAGTGTGCAGAACCTGAGGCTGGCCCAGCACCAGGAGGGCTGGTTTCTGCTGCAGCCAGACCGGTCCAAGAGCCAGCGGCAGGA GGACAACCTGGGCTCCTTGCAGCTGGAGGTGCGTCTGCGGGACGAGACGGTGCTGCCCTCTGCCTGCTACCAGCCCCTGGTGCAGCTGCTGTGCCAGGAGGTGAAGCTGGGCACAGAG GACCCGGGACAGCTGATCCCCCTTCTGGAGGAGCTGACCAGTGCTGAGTGCCGCCAGGAAGTGGCCACCAACCTGCTCAAGCTTTTCCTGGGCCAGGGACTGGCCACAGACTTTCTGGACCTTCTCTTCCAGCTAGAGCTCAGCCGCACCA GTGAGACCAACACCCTGTTCCGGAGCAACTCTCTGGCCTCGAAATCCACAGAGTCTCTCCTGAAG GTGGCCGGGCTGCGGTACCTGCACGGAGTCCTGGGCCCCATCATCGACAAGGTGTTTGAGGAGAAGAAGTACGTGGAGCTGGACCCGAGCAAAGTGGAGGTCAAGGACGTCGG GTGCTCGGGGCTGCACCGTCCACCCACCGAGGCCGAAGTGCTGGAGCAGAGCGCGCACACGCTGCGCGGCCACCTGGGGGCGCTGCTGAGCGCCATCAGCCGCTCGGTGCGCGCCTGCCCGGCCGTGCTCCGCGCCACTTTCCGCCAGCTCTTCGTGCGCGTGCGCGAGCGCTTCCCGGGCGAGCAGCACAAG AACGTGCCCTTCATCGCCGTCACCAGCTTTCTGTGCCTGCGCTTCTTCTCTCCCGCCATCCTGGCGCCCAAGCTCTTCCACCTGCGGGAGCGGCACGCGGACTCCCGCACCAGCCGCACCCTGCTCCTGCTGGCCAAG GCAGTGCAGAACGTAGGCAACATGGACACACTAGCTTCCAGGACCAAAGAGGCTTGGATGGAGCCACTGCAGCCCATCGTGCGCCAGGGGGTGGCCCAGTTGAAGGACTTCATCACCAAGCTGGTGGACATCCAGGAGAAGGAGG AGCTGGACCTGCAGCGGTCACTGAGCTTGCAGGCGCTTCCAGTGAAGGAGGGGCCCCTCTTCATCCACAGGACCAAGGGCAAGGGCCCCCTCATGTCCTCCTCCTTTAAGAAGCTCTACTTCTCCCTCACCCCGGAAGCCCTCAGTTTTGCCAAGACGCCCAACTCCAAG GTGGCCTCCACTAGGACCCCAGCCCGCCTCCCCTGGCCACCCCAGAAGATCGCCCTCATCAAGCTGGCCAACATCCGGGCcgcagagaaggtggaggagaagAGCTTCGGCAGCGCCCTGGTCATGCAGGTCATCTACACCGATGACGCCGGCCAGCCCCAGACGGCATACCTGCAGTGcaag TGCATGAACGAGCTGAACCAGTGGCTGTCGGCGCTTCGCAAGGGGAGCATCAACAACCCGGGGCTGCTGGGCTGCTACCATCCCGGCGTCTTCCGCGGGGACAAGTGGAGCTGCTGCCAGCAGCGCGACAGGACAG ACCTGGGCTGCGATCGGACCCGCTCTCGGGTCACACTGCGGGAGTGGAGTGACCCCCTGGACCCCGACCTGGAGGCCCAGCTCGTCTACCGCCACCTGCTGGGCCTGGAGCCCCATGTGCT GGAGAGGCATCGGAGGCTGAGTGAGGGCGCAGAGCTCACAGCCGCTGGTGCAG CCCGCAGAGCCCCGCTGGCCCAGCTGCTGCAGGTGCTGCAGGAACTCCGCCAGGCCCACAGCACTGTCGCCGAGGGGCGCCCCGCCTCGGAGCCGCAGACGTGA
- the LOC101555599 gene encoding uroplakin-3b-like protein 1, which yields MDAWQRLGLAARLGGGHSRRLVPLWLLLACLRPGAGLEHISYVPQLANATLAGRLTQTTFTLEQPRGQFSHLSISDWDPIWLVVANSCATQDFTTPKRTKDLPVPAQLSQRGYYVTLRASRALYPPRQPHRLQVLRVGNDSRCSPEDLGCNSPLRDPGPYRVKFLVMRNDVPVAETDWSEELRLQRAETLEIIPGSQSPRTVVIITLLAVLLAVFLTTLLALLVHTW from the exons ATGGACGCATGGCAGAGGCTCGGCCTGGCCGCCAGGCTCGGCGGGGGACACTCTCGGCGGCTCGTGCCGCTGTGGCTGCTGCTGGCCTGTCTGCGGCCTGGGGCAGGCCTGG AACACATCAGCTACGTGCCCCAGCTCGCCAACGCCACCCTGGCGGGGAGGCTCACCCAGACCACCTTCACGCTAGAGCAGCCTCGCGGCCAGTTCAGCCACCTCAGCATCTCTGACTGGGACCCCATCTGGCTGGTGGTGGCCAACAGCTGTG CCACCCAGGACTTCACCACCCCGAAGAGGACCAAGGACCTGCCGGTCCCGGCCCAGTTGTCTCAGAGGGGCTACTACGTCACCCTGAGGGCCAGCCGGGCGCTCTACCCGCCCCGCCAGCCGCACCGGCTCCAGGTCCTGCGCGTGGGCAACGACTCCCGCTGCTCCCCGGAGGACCTGGGCTGTAATAGCCCGCTGCGGGACCCCGGGCCCTACCG GGTGAAGTTCCTGGTGATGCGGAACGACGTCCCTGTGGCCGAGACGGACTGGTCTGAGGAGCTGCGCCTGCAGCGAG CCGAGACCCTCGAGATCATCCCGGGCTCCCAGAGCCCCAGAACTGTGGTCATCATCACCCTCCTTGCCGTGCTCCTGGCCGTCTTCCTCACCACCCTCCTCGCCCTGCTGGTGCACACCTGGTAA